A single window of Gopherus flavomarginatus isolate rGopFla2 chromosome 15, rGopFla2.mat.asm, whole genome shotgun sequence DNA harbors:
- the RANBP1 gene encoding ran-specific GTPase-activating protein isoform X4, with the protein MAETKETHEEHDTSTENADDPNHDPQFEPIVSLPEQEIKTLEEDEEELFKMRAKLFRFASENDLPEWKERGTGDVKLLKHREKGTIRLLMRRDKTLKICANHYITPLMELKPNAGSDRAWVWNTHADFADESPKPELLAIRFLNAENAQKFKAKFEECRNEVDKKAKKGTEKNDNADKVAEKLEELSVKEESKKSEKKEETKEKTEEKQ; encoded by the exons GAAACGCATGAGGAACATGACACCTCAACTGAAAACGCAGATGATCCTAACCATGATCCTCAATTTGAGCCCATAGTTTCCCTTCCTGAACAAGAGATCAAGACCCttgaggaggatgaggaagaacTCTTTAAGAT GCGTGCAAAGCTGTTTCGATTTGCATCAGAAAATGATCTTCCAGAGTGGAAAGAACGAGGAACCGGGGATGTGAAACTCCTGAAGCACAGGGAGAAGGGAACAATTCGCCTTCTCATGAGGAGAGATAAAACCCTAAAAATCTGTGCAAATCATTATA TTACACCTTTAATGGAGCTGAAGCCTAATGCTGGAAGTGACAGGGCATGGGTCTGGAACACACATGCTGATTTTGCAGATGAAAGTCCAAAACCTGAACTTTTGGCAATCCGGTTCCTAAATGCAGAAA ATGCACAGAAATTCAAGGCAAAATTTGAAGAATGCAGGAATGAGGTAGACAAGAAAGCAAAGAAGG GCACAGAGAAAAATGATAATGCTGACAAAGTTGCTGAGAAATTAGAAGAGCTTTCTGTAAAGGAAGAGAGCAAAAAATCTGAGAAGAAAGAAGAGACCAAGgaaaaaactgaagaaaagcaATAA
- the RANBP1 gene encoding ran-specific GTPase-activating protein isoform X3, with the protein MAETKETHEEHDTSTENADDPNHDPQFEPIVSLPEQEIKTLEEDEEELFKMRAKLFRFASENDLPEWKERGTGDVKLLKHREKGTIRLLMRRDKTLKICANHYITPLMELKPNAGSDRAWVWNTHADFADESPKPELLAIRFLNAENAQKFKAKFEECRNEVDKKAKKAGTEKNDNADKVAEKLEELSVKEESKKSEKKEETKEKTEEKQ; encoded by the exons GAAACGCATGAGGAACATGACACCTCAACTGAAAACGCAGATGATCCTAACCATGATCCTCAATTTGAGCCCATAGTTTCCCTTCCTGAACAAGAGATCAAGACCCttgaggaggatgaggaagaacTCTTTAAGAT GCGTGCAAAGCTGTTTCGATTTGCATCAGAAAATGATCTTCCAGAGTGGAAAGAACGAGGAACCGGGGATGTGAAACTCCTGAAGCACAGGGAGAAGGGAACAATTCGCCTTCTCATGAGGAGAGATAAAACCCTAAAAATCTGTGCAAATCATTATA TTACACCTTTAATGGAGCTGAAGCCTAATGCTGGAAGTGACAGGGCATGGGTCTGGAACACACATGCTGATTTTGCAGATGAAAGTCCAAAACCTGAACTTTTGGCAATCCGGTTCCTAAATGCAGAAA ATGCACAGAAATTCAAGGCAAAATTTGAAGAATGCAGGAATGAGGTAGACAAGAAAGCAAAGAAGG CAGGCACAGAGAAAAATGATAATGCTGACAAAGTTGCTGAGAAATTAGAAGAGCTTTCTGTAAAGGAAGAGAGCAAAAAATCTGAGAAGAAAGAAGAGACCAAGgaaaaaactgaagaaaagcaATAA